Proteins from one Triticum aestivum cultivar Chinese Spring chromosome 7A, IWGSC CS RefSeq v2.1, whole genome shotgun sequence genomic window:
- the LOC123149870 gene encoding tRNA dimethylallyltransferase 9 — translation MCCEMRPGFGFGSARRGVWRSWPALCSRQLQQCFSPSLRSAKKLHVTATTLPLPDARKKSKVIVISGPTGAGKSRLALEVARRLGGEIISADSVQVYRSLDVGSAKPSASEMSMVPHHLIDIMHACDDYSAGMFFHDARAATQDVLGRGSVPVVAGGTGLYLRWFIYGKPNVPQSSTDIISSVWSELAGFRESGRWEEAVELLLKAGDPEARDLDTNNWARLSRRLEIIRSSGSPASSFTLPYSSFQKQQDTKLTDSPSDDATCEAKELEYDFLCFFLACPRVELYRSIDLRCEEMLADTGGLLSEASWLLDVGLQPNMNSATRAIGYRQTMEYLVHCRQNGGSSSPEEFLEFLTKFQQTSRNFSRRQMTWFRNEKIYQWVDASQPFEEIVQFICDAYNGSDAMVLPESLEMKRESCVHTSKDLKTYRPENRVFLGHEECCHILDWIRRTQGK, via the coding sequence ATGTGCTGTGAAATGAGGCCGGGGTTCGGGTTCGGGTCTGCGCGGCGCGGCGTCTGGAGGAGCTGGCCCGCCCTGTGCTCACGGCAGCTGCAGCAGTGCTTCTCCCCGTCTCTCCGCTCCGCAAAGAAGCTGCACGTCACAGCCACCACTCTCCCACTGCCTGACGCGAGGAAGAAGAGCAAGGTCATTGTGATATCAGGCCCCACCGGCGCTGGCAAGAGCAGGCTCGCGCTGGAGGTGGCCAGGAGGCTAGGGGGAGAGATCATCAGCGCCGACTCGGTGCAGGTGTACCGCAGCCTCGACGTCGGCTCCGCCAAGCCGTCCGCCTCCGAGATGAGCATGGTGCCGCATCACCTGATCGACATCATGCACGCGTGTGACGATTACTCCGCTGGGATGTTCTTCCACGACGCGCGAGCAGCGACGCAAGATGTTCTTGGCAGGGGCTCTGTGCCTGTCGTTGCAGGAGGGACCGGGCTGTACTTAAGGTGGTTTATCTACGGCAAGCCAAATGTTCCACAGTCATCCACAGACATCATATCAAGTGTGTGGTCTGAGCTCGCTGGATTTCGTGAGAGCGGCCGGTGGGAAGAAGCGGTGGAGCTCCTGCTCAAGGCCGGGGACCCCGAAGCTCGGGACTTGGATACAAATAACTGGGCCAGGTTAAGCAGAAGGCTCGAGATCATCAGGTCATCTGGTTCCCCTGCATCTTCCTTCACCCTACCATACAGCTCGTTTCAGAAGCAGCAAGACACCAAGCTAACTGATTCCCCAAGCGATGATGCAACCTGCGAGGCGAAGGAACTGGAGTATGATTTCCTGTGTTTTTTCCTAGCATGCCCACGGGTTGAACTCTACAGATCAATTGATTTGAGGTGTGAGGAAATGCTGGCTGACACAGGAGGCCTTCTTTCAGAAGCCTCATGGCTTCTTGATGTTGGGTTGCAGCCAAATATGAACTCTGCAACCCGTGCCATTGGTTACAGGCAAACCATGGAGTACCTGGTGCATTGCAGACAGAATGGAGGCAGTAGCTCCCCAGAGGAGTTCTTGGAGTTCCTGACCAAGTTTCAGCAGACGTCTAGGAACTTCTCAAGGAGGCAAATGACCTGGTTCCGCAACGAGAAGATTTACCAGTGGGTTGACGCATCGCAGCCTTTTGAAGAGATTGTTCAGTTTATCTGTGACGCTTACAATGGCTCTGATGCAATGGTGCTGCCTGAATCACTTGAAATGAAAAGGGAAAGTTGCGTGCACACAAGCAAGGATCTCAAAACCTATCGTCCAGA